CCAGGTAGAGCGGAGGAAGCAGAACTCCGAATGCTCCAGACTAACTCCTGCCCTGCATGTGATGACCCAGGTATCAACACAGAGTAACCCTTTAGCTACTCCTTAAACTCCAGAAGAAACGTAACCAACAAGGTTTCCTGTGTGTAAGATCCCTAAGCAGCTAACAGCCGATCTGATAAACCAACCCTCTGCtgacaaagaaaccagaaatcctATCAAGTCTGTGAAGCCCCGAGGCACAGACAGGTCTGTGCTGTCAAACAGAAGCTGTGGCTTGGGACAGAATCTTCCTTCTAGGACTTGTTACTGAGTCTGCCCCACACCCATGAGCAAGGTTTGGAAATCCACCCTTTGACAAACTGAATTGGaatgtattaaaattaattaattaattaattaattactttttcaAAACTCTAATCCCAAAATTCACTTTCATTCTTTCCCACTGAACTTTTGGGGAAggacaaaggaagaagaggaggaaaggaagaaaaactgatTCATGTAAGAATTTAAATGATTTCATCTTTTTATTCTGTGACCTACCATGGAACAGTCTGTAACAAAAGAACAGCGATTAGATTAGCACAGAGTGTATCAGACTGGTGTCCAGGAAACAGCAACTGTCCCTTTGGCCAGCTCCACTTTCTCAGCAGATCTCCTaaattcacccacccatccaggGACACCAGTGCCTAGAGTCCACGAGGACACAGTGTGCCAACCGTGACTTCTGACTAATTTAAACTGCACAAAGAGAGAGCTTTAAACgtggtaatttttaaatttagacttATCTTGAAAACTCTAAGTAAAACTACAAAAGGGAGTCATAGCGAGCTAGCATTGGGTGGGACACTTAGAAAGCAGGGCGTGTATCTCCTTCCGTACAGACCACGGGGACCCACACACAGGAAATGCATTTTACGGCGTGCTACATCATTCACTTAAGTACATTGTTTTGGCATTTAAACAAATATCAAATTAAGCTTTAAGCTAgtaacataatttttatttttttaaatataaaaaagatagcCAACCACAAAGGAAGTACAGAAACCCTCATTTAATATAGATTATGGAAGTTTTAGATATGGCAACAAGGCAGCTTTCTACCCCACACTAAAACCTAAATGAAACTTTTTCCCGTTAGTAACAATCTAACAGCTTTTTAagctaccaagaaaaaaaaatctaccttacCCAACAATTTAAGTTAactgggaaaggagggaggggattaTTAATCAGGCCCACTTACACACCCATGGAAAACACAGTCACTCCCAAATAGAACCCGACATTGTACATAAGTCACAAGATAAACATGCCTAGTTACGAactgtgaattttgtttaaaaaataacagtaataaaaataaactgttgGGTTATCATTGGAATAATGTAACACATAAGGGTGGAAAATACTGAAATACAGTTGAGAACACAAGTttactttaaacacacacacacaaacaaaaatcgaTAAAGAAAGTTTACCAGAGAAATTCAAGGTTAGACAGGAAAAGGCAGGACTCTCAGCAGGATGGCCTATCAGACCACAGCATAGCCACGCCCTACCCACCCTGGTAACATAAACCCAGACACACAGCTTCCTGTTTCTGGACACCTGCACTCCATCCACCTCAGCAACACTGcctccattcccttctctctgGAGCTTGTTGTCTATTCTCAGTAACTCCAACGTCCGAGAACCCTCAGTGAGGGCGTGAGGGCCAATCACACAGTTACGCAGTTAACTCCCGAGTGAAGACCCCGTCCTCACTATCCTGCATCAATTCAGCATTTGGCACCAGCTGGGTAAAGTTATCAGAATCTGTGAGCTCTGATAGGCGTGGGTAGGTCACCACCCAGTACTTGCCATCTACAGCTTGATTTCAACTTAAAGGCAGGTATAGACAGCTAGCCACACCAAAATATTTCAGAGTTGGAGAAGAAACACTAGCCACAGACAAACCAAACCAGGCTGAGAGGGGACTGAACTAGTTGAATGTGTCTGGTAATTAGCAAAACATGGGCACTTCCCACACTTAAGCTACTTTAATTACAGGCAGGAGTCTTTCTACTGTGCTAGgatttttctatattcattcttctaATCCTTAAAGGTTAAAGTCATTTATtctataaagaaatacagcaaacaTGGCCACAGTCTAAATATGTCACTTGTGTCATATGGAAATGGAAATCCATGTCACTTAAAACCCCCGCACTGTTATTACATCATTATGGTAATTCATGGTGCAGGGACCGCCCTCAGCAGAAAGCACGGCACTGGCTGCCCAGGTTGAACACTAGCACTGCACAGAGAAGCGGTGACAGCCGAGTCCATACAACTCTATTTATTTGTGAGTGAGCATTCAGTAACGCTCCAATGGAAAATGGTGCAATAAAGCAACCTTTAGTATACAGAGACAAGAAGCTGTGAAGCCAGTGGCCACTTGGCGctgcagagagggaggagagagcagtcTGCGTGAGTGAAGCATAGACTGGGGAGGAGAGGCACAGGAGGATCTCAGACGGACAGCGACACAAAGCTGTTGTACTGCTGGATGTTTCGCTTGAGGATATCTGAGCATGGGCCAAGGACGCGTTCAAACCGAGGTCGGTCCAACTTAACGCACTTCAAAGGGCCACGCGCAACCACAGTGGCAGCCCGAGGACGATTCATCAGCAGGGCAATTTCACCTGGAGAAGAGGGAGGCGGTTAGGACATCTCCACAGAAGCTGTCTTACTTCTGAGAAAGTGAACAAAGACACAAGTCTTCTACTCATTTAGTAGAGGCCACACAACACATTTGTACACTAATTAATAATAAAGTCCCTACAGTCATGCCCACAACACAACACTTAaggggcagaggcaagaaggTGACCAGTGAGAAGCAAGCTTCACTGTACAATGAAGTCCAGGGAGTTTAGGTTACTTAAGACATaggcatgcgtgtgcatgtgcatacatgcatgtgtgtctgtgtccatctATTAACTGAATAAAGTTAAATCTTACAGTATTTCTCTGAGAACCAAAAGAGTGTGAGTTAAGAAATCCACAGGTACCACTATaacccaacacttaggaggctaaggcagatcTGAACAAGGCCAACCTGCACTGTTACCATAGCCCTAGCTCAAAACCAGTAGTaaaggcagggtgtggtggtgcctaCATTCTAGCCCATCACtctagaaacagaagcagatgggtctctgtgagtttgggggcagtctacagagtgaggtccaggccaCTCTGCCTCAGAACtaaggaatgaaaacaaaactaattatGAAAAACTATTCTGTTCCACAAAAGATAATTACACTGTATGTTCTTATGAACAAATTTAACATACCAAAATAGTCAGAAGGCCCCAGGCGTCCCACTTCAACAAACTCTTCGTTTTCTGACCGACGCTGCAGCACAGCGGCCGTGCCCTGTAAGGACACCAGCACAAAGCTAAACACATGCTTCCTAGCTAACCCAGAGGGAGCGCACACGCTGTGCAGTCGCCGGCGCCTGGGTGAGCTTAGCAGTTATTTCAAATTGTGTGCGAGCTTACTGTCACATGTGGAGGACAAGTCAgatcacccccaacccccactcgcCCTGTGATTTCCACTGAACCAGCACCCCGCTCACTGATCAAGCTCAAGCACTTACAAAGGAGGTTAGACTCGGGTGGGTAAACTTTCTGTAAAGGGTCGAACTCCAGCTTGCTGCACTTTCGAAAGTAAGTTTTTTTATAGCCTGTCACACTCGGGGCTCTCATCTCTATGGCTGCATTTGCAGTGTGACCAGAGTTCAGACTCTGAAGCTCTGTGTGGACCTGCCTGGCAAGCAGGGGGATAGAGGGAGATGTTCCCGGTAACGCTAACTTCTAGAACTGTAAATCATTACTAAATAGCCGAAGCACTCACACTTTTAAACAATGGCTCAGAAGCGCCGGATCTGTGAGGACTGAGGGACTTTTAGTAGAGTCATTTCACCAATCACGTCTGGGCCCTTGCAGGATTCtgactctaatttttttttttttttttttttttttggtttttttttggagctggggaccccgaacagggccttgtgcttccctaggcaagcgctctaccactgagctaaatccccaacccctgactctaattctttaaaattgtGGCAGCCCATATACACAAAGTTGTACTTTGAagtaaaagatttaaataaagcTGTCAGGTAGCCCTAAAAAGTAAAGCTACAAAACTCAGAATGGCTGCGCGTCTCCTAGGAGATCTAATGTAAGGAATCACACGCAGAACTCTGTACCTCTAAAATAATGAAGAACTCATCCCCCGGTTCTCCTTGCACCACAATCTTCTGTCCATCTTCAAACTGGACAGGCTCCAGTGCATCAGCTACTGTGAGACGCTCCCACTTGTCCAGAGACTCTGAAAAGGAAGAATCAAAAGAAATTCTCTACATATCCGGAACAGctaaaatataaaagtgaaataaataaaacaataaaagttgagcaaaatcaaactctacaGAGATGCACTCACGACATCCCCACTGTACTAAGAGAACCACTCTAGGTCAAGCGAAGCCACAGCAGCTGTCTGCAGTCCCTCCCAGCCTCAGCAGGACTCCCCTATTACTGCGGATGCCTCAGAGCCCTCCTTTAACCGTTAGCTTTTATCAACGTGCTAAGAAAATGCAGTTCTGAGCACTGACTAGGTGGTAGGTTCCCGGTCACAGCACTGAAAGGTCAAAGTGTTTATCCACTCAACCACTCAGCTCAGTGGCCTTGTGAGCCAATGACAAGGTGCTACAACAAATACTTTGTTTCCAAAGACCCAACTAATATTCAGAACACTGTAACAAGCGGTAAATGAGGTAAGGAAAGGCATCACTGCAACAGAGCCACGGCTGACTCACCTACCCACACCCAACGCTGGACAGGTCTTAACATCTCCAGTTATGTAAGGAAATCTATAGAGATAGGGTCAATCGACCACTCGCTTTTAAATTTCAACAGCTGTGGATCTTCTCCAGAggccaacaaataaataaaacttctccCAGACAAAACCCAGTCCCAGGAAGAGCAGCAGAAGCTGCAGCAGGAATAACTGTGAGTGTCTAGAGCGCAAGGCACAGTCCTAAAAGGAAAGGACAGCACCTAGGCGGTCACAAGCTTTGCCAAGTGTGATTACGGGCGTCTGTCATATACTGCAAACTGAACACACGGGAAAATTACCATTTACTTTGCCAAACTTTCAACACTGTCAAAATGCCGTATGACCACGattagcaaaagcaaaacaataaaaaaaaaaaaaagaaaacatatatgaACTATAAAACTTCTGTAAAAAACTGTGCCAAGTATCACAAATTATCAATTCTCCATATAATTTTCCAACTCACCTAAAATAGACACTTTACTAAGAAATTCTTCATACATCTTCCTCTTTCGCAGAGTGCTtccctataaataaaaaaatgtcatgTCTAAAAGAGATGTGATTATCACACAATGTTGCAGAACAATTTACATTTACGTTTTAAACAAACTAAAGGAAAGGTCCATACGAAGCCGGCTGCTCCTGCTCCATGACTCTAACCAATTTCCTTGTCCTGCAGTGGGCGCTGGGTGAGGACCCTAAAGCAGCAGCGGGTGTGCAGCCCAGGGAAGCACACAGTTCCCACAAGCAGCCAGTGCCACAGTTCTCTAAGGCAACCAAGTGGCTAATGCATGTCTATGCACGGGACCTCCACACTGGAGCGGTTTTCCCAGTCCAGGATGATCCCCAAAGGCTGCACACAGGGAACAGACTCCTGCCACTTACAGGGGAGAGGACAGGGCCACAGTCCTAAGCATAACTAGGCTTGTATAGTCACACTATCCTCAACACTCTAAATATCTCTAAGACAAAGCTTACTGGGTGTACTTGAAAGAAGCAGGAATactagtggtagagcgcttgcccagaaagcgcaaggccctgggttcggtccccagctccgaaaaaaaaaaaaaaaaaaagaagcaggaatACTTTATGTTTTATGACAAACTTTGCTCACAAGGTAAATGAATGACCTCAGCactactacatacacatacataagtgcatatgtgcatgtgtacatgttacATACAACAGCCACTGGTTCCACATCTGCAGTCAATTGCAGACCAAAATCTTAGGGGGCCCTCAGGGGCCATAACACACTGTTGCTCAGCATGCAGACTTTCTTATGTCACTTCCCACAGACGAGAAGGTCTCAACAATCTATTAAACAGTGTTTAGTTTAAGTACCTCAGCTAAGCTAGTGATGGCTTCCAGCATACAGACCATGTACACTTAATATGTGCAAACACTGTCATTTTAGGTAAGGAACTTGAGCATTCATGGGGTTTGGGGCACATGACAGAAGACCAGAAAAAAAGCCTGAAGCTGAGGAGCTAATGAACACTTACAGGATATTGACAcatatgcgtgcgtgcgtgtgtctgtgtgtgtgtgtgcgtatgtgtgtacatacacacatatatgagtgCACAGAGGTGTGAGAGGGACACGATGCCCTCTCCCTCAGGTCCAGTGGTATGAAATTgccaaagaataaaaacactattttaaacaaaaagaaatacacaaagattTCAAAGCATATaaaatagcttatttttaaaaatcatgtgtatgtctgtgcacaggtTTGTGCACAGGAGTGAAATGCCATGGAGTCTAAAAGAAGGCataagatcccctggagctagagttacggCTGTGAGCTGCTTGGGGTATGAAACCAGACTCAGACCCATGGAAAATCGGTGcagctcttaactgccgagccatctctctccagccccagactgcATATTTTCAAATAGCTATATGGGCACCACGAAAACTTGGAAGAAGACAATTTGGAATGGCTAGCACCACTCACTGAAACATCTAAAGCTCCTCTATAAAATTATCGGATTGCTCGGGCAGTCTCACTGTCAGCAGAATGCCTCAGCGGTCTTCCTGTTCTAACAGTCCTCTAGGAAGGCAGCATGAATTTATTACTGATAACCCAGTTTTAGTCTAGAGACCATGATTACTTCTGAATGGCTGTAAATGACATCACGCACTTAAAACCAGCCCATCTGAACTGGGAACAGTTACATGGGTCAGAAGTCTAAGCCACAGACTCTCACCATGAGGATTCTCCGGTAGCTGTCTCGGTCAATGCCCCACAGTTTCACGTTTGTCTTTGCTTTGACAGTGGCTGCTCTGGGTGTTCCGTAAATCAAAGCCAGCTCTCCAAagctccctccttccccaacacTGGTTGCCCATTCATTATTGACATACACCTAAAATAGAAACGACACCAAATGTGTTAACTCTCAAACTTTTCCGAAAGGAAGAATTCTGAACCTGTTTAAACAATAGGATATACACTACATGTGtagaacagagcagagcagaagcaTTAACTTCTGACAGGTTAAATGATCTGATAAATGTGCCtcatgaggatgaggaggagaaacaTTCAGACAAGCATTAATATCAAACGACATACATTTACAAATGCTGTGCTGGGCACCTTATGTCTACTAGGTCACTGGAGTTTCTCATAATCCTATGAGACTaatgccattttcttcttttcactaGCTaaaaaaacagacttttaaaagcTGTACTATTTCACAGTGGTGCCCTGATTTCTCTTACACCATAGGATACATGCACTTTCCAACTGCTACCCCAGAGAAAGTAGTGAATGGCATGTCTAGATAGGCCTCTAAAGTCGGTCATAAAAACTCGGCAAGTGCTGATGGAATTGATTTGTCAAGGTCACAACCATCTGCCCCTGCAAACACTGTGCTTACTACTTagaaattaagttaaaaatcaaGATTATCAACATATTTTTTCCTATCATTAGTAACTCTTACATCcctagcaatcacaaggccctgggttcggtccccagcttcagaaaaaaagaaaaaaaaaaaaaaaactcttacaTCCATTTCTCCTTGATCAATCACATAGAAGTTATCCCCTTCATCCCCTGAAAAAGAGTAAATTGTCAGGATAATTAATGAAACAATCATAGTTGTTTAACATAAAATAGTAAACTCATGGGTGGATGCTAAGTGACTGACTAAAGGGAAAAACAAGCAACTTTAAACAAACTAACATGGAATTAGCCACTCTTTTTGGTCACCTCACAATCTTCTACAACTGTTCTATAATAGCAGTTCATAGACCCGTGAGGCGGCAAGGCAGACAAGCGGAGTTTGGCCTCTGAGTGAGAAACCTCAAGATGTCTTCTGAGATCACACAGCAGTGCTGCAGCACACATGGGCGCCTGCATGTGTGCTCCATATACACAAGATAAACCAACAGTGTAACTGTAAAAAGTTAAGCCATTTATGCAGACGAAGTTAACTACTACAGAATGCATAAGCACTACAAATAACAGTGACTAACAAGCGGCCACCCTGccacaaaaatggagaaatacttgGCTTATGGGGATCCATAAAAATGTTAGgagtaagaaaaagagaaaatatccaatagataAGATTCTTGTTAGTCTACATGGGTAAAACTGGTTAAGATTCTGCAGGAGACACAGAACCATGTAACAAATGGGCTATACAATGCAGAGTTATGGGGTGGTTTTGCAAATACGGTTATTAATCAATAAAAAGGACATGAGAATTATTGTTGTTCTGAAATTCTACACAATAATCAGTGTAACCCTTCGATGGTGACTATAAGTTAGTTGTCAGAAGTAGTAATCCCATAAACTAAGTGTTCTTTTTAGCTTAGAAAATTAATGAAGAATTAAGACCCAATACTAATGCTAAGACCCAGCACGCTCAtacctgtgcacatacacaaacacaccacacacacacacacacacacacacacacactatccctTTCTTGTAATCACAATGCATGCCAACAGTCCTTACCTTGCTGAATAACTGTCTCTCCAGCAATAAAGGAGACTGGAAACATTGCATCAAAAATGTCACTGCAGGACAAAAGAGGCCTGGGGTTAGACTTCAACCCTTCACACTGAAGCTCTCAGGTTCTCGGTCCTGTCAGGTGGTGAACAGCTAAATGCCTAGAGCGTGCAGTAATCGCATGAGTTTGGCACCACCACCCCACTGGGAAACCGTGTGAACAGAACCTGCACCTACCTTCTCTCATTGTCATCAAGGTGTGAAAATAACACGTTCTTTTCGATGGCCTTGGCTAAAGCAGCCATTGTCTTATAATCTTTTGGTATAacctagaaaaatattaaagatcaaATGACAACCTAGAAACCAAAGACACTTCATGTCTGCAACTTGCATTCCAATTAAATACCATGCCACATAATGGTATTAAACACTGGTATTTTGAGTTAAATGTGTTCACTACGAGATACCTGTATGACTCAGAAAGTGCTCAACAAATAAACTGATTAATCCCCTTGCCTAAAGCCAGACTTAAAATAAGGATCTGTACTTGATTCCAAGTTAACAAGTAAATAGAAAACACCTAGACAGAGATCAGTAACTGAGGTGTAACTAAGTGTTTTGTAACAATTGGTCACTTTGTAAACTGTGATACAGTATTACTAGTTTCACAGGCATCAAGTGCCTGGAGCCCTTTTCCCCCAATGGTAAAGCCTAACTCAAGTGGCTAGCAGGCCCTGAGGAAGAGCTGACCAGGACCAATGTAACTTGCAGGATAAAAGGTTAAAGCCCAAACCTGAATTGTAGGTCATCAAGAGACTAACAGCATGCGCTGAGAGAAAGGGaggcctgcctgcttctgctacAAAAGAGCGCAGAATTCAGCACGGCCTGAGCGCAGTCACTCGCTGCTTTACAGTCACTACTTGCCCCTTGTGGAGCCATTACAGAGTCAGCTCTCAAGCTCTAAcgccttgtctgtctgtctgtctttgcaaTAGAGTATATACGCAGCTATACACGAGGGTCTCAGAGACAGCTCCCAATCACTTCAACAGCGAAGCTACCTTTCTAACGTAGGACGCAGCATCTTCTTCAGTGTAAACCTCAGCGCTGATAGCACCGCGGCGCCGACGGCCCTTCACCACCGGATTTGGGGGTGGAGGAGAGATCTCATCCTCCCTCGAGTCTGAACGAATGCCGGATTTCTGTAGGCTCTGAATCTGTCTTGCCTCCTCCTGAAAGAAGGTTGCTGTTTAGAATCTGAAAGCTGGTCCCTCAAACTCCAGCGATTGCTCAGTTCACTTCAAACCtcttccagtgcccatgtaagtAAAAAGAACAAGTCAGTTCCAAGTTGGTGGGGAAGAGGGGTGAACAGGACAACAGAGTAAAATCTGAGAAAAATCACTCCAGTACAGTTACTGGGGTGGTCCAGCACACTCCATTAGAGGCAAGAGTCAGGTCACATGAAGACTGAGATCTATGATTTCCTTCTTATTTAATTGATCAGCTTCTAACGGTCacctttcatttcttcattcgctttatccattctttgacCCCACCAAAACATCTTTCAAATTCAAATTAACTTAGCAATaagcaaattatttaaaataaaagtgataaaacTTAAACTATTTGTCTCCTACATAGCTCTTGTCCTATTCCCAGTGAGTAGACCAATCCATGGAGTCTCTGCATCTCAGGAAAGGGGAGGACTGTGACTACCAAGAGGGTATTAGAGCCGCTCCCCACTAGTGCGATTTCTTCTTTAGAGGAAAGCTCTCAACccagaaaacaaacccaaatgaggaaaacaaaactgtctgcgttttgcatgtgtgtatctaACCCAGAGCACATTACGTCATGACTCAGTATTGCAGCCCTTCTGCTTCTAGATCTAAAACACGCTCGTGTGTGAAATGACCTCTATATGGAAACATATCATCTGGTTTATTTCCTCAAAATAAAGCACTGGAAACAGCCAAAATGAAGACCGGTGGGGAACAGTCATATTGTATTCATACAACAGGGTGCCACCCTGTGTTAGAAAACACATGCAACTGACAGGGCCAGGGAGTTAGTTCAGTCAATAATGAGCTTGAGCAATCCTAAGGACTTGAGGTCCAAACCCACCTCAAAAAGACAGACAAGGCcaaacttgtaatcctagcactggggaggagaCAGTCCAGCTCCCTGGCTGCCCAGCCTAGAAGACCCAGGTCAAGGAGAGATCGGTCTCAAACGTACAAGATGAAGGCTACTAAGGAATGGACCCACTGCTGTCTTCAGCCTTCCACATTCTtaatacatgaacacatacatacacatgcacacaaggaaaaaataaaaccacgcTTTCAGAAATGAATGTTATCCAGAACACTGGCTACAGAAAAAGACAATAATAGGGGGGGAAGATCTTTTACTGTTAAGCCCTTTTAAACTGGCTCAATTTCAGTCTCTCACtcatttaaaactgtattttagaaAATTCACTCATCTCATACAGGTAGTCCTAGTAACCAGTAAGACCTTCCTGTCCCACATTAGCACAGAATCACAAAACAAGTCTTCCCTAAGttcaaagcatttaaaaagaagggagggaaggaggaaggaaggaagggagggaggaaggaaggaaggagggaagggaggggggggggaggggggggggagggaggaagggggagggggggagagaagagaagggagggagggagggagagaggaagggaggagacagaagaaggggggggtttctgggggggagggaggagggaggggggaaggcagcaggaagggcgGGGCTtctgaaggggaggaggaggagggagggagggagggagggagggagggagggaagggaggggagggagggagggaagggagggagggaggaggagggaagggagggagggagggagggagggaagggagggaggagggagggagggaggagggagggagggaggggagggggggagggagggggggaggggggaagggggggagggaagaaaggaaggggggagggggggagggggggggggggggggaggggaggaaggagg
The genomic region above belongs to Rattus rattus isolate New Zealand chromosome 9, Rrattus_CSIRO_v1, whole genome shotgun sequence and contains:
- the Prkar1a gene encoding cAMP-dependent protein kinase type I-alpha regulatory subunit, translating into MASGSMAASEEERSLRECELYVQKHNIQALLKDSIVQLCTARPERPMAFLREYFERLEKEEARQIQSLQKSGIRSDSREDEISPPPPNPVVKGRRRRGAISAEVYTEEDAASYVRKVIPKDYKTMAALAKAIEKNVLFSHLDDNERSDIFDAMFPVSFIAGETVIQQGDEGDNFYVIDQGEMDVYVNNEWATSVGEGGSFGELALIYGTPRAATVKAKTNVKLWGIDRDSYRRILMGSTLRKRKMYEEFLSKVSILESLDKWERLTVADALEPVQFEDGQKIVVQGEPGDEFFIILEGTAAVLQRRSENEEFVEVGRLGPSDYFGEIALLMNRPRAATVVARGPLKCVKLDRPRFERVLGPCSDILKRNIQQYNSFVSLSV